ATGCTAAATGCCAGTGGAATGCCATCACCATCCATAAAGAGTCCCATTTGAACGATAGGATTCGGTTTGTGTTCCTTAGAATAGCCATACTGCTTTAGACCTTGTTCTTCCTCAATCTCAAAGAAATAATTTGTACAGTCATAATAAAGAATGCCTGAATTCCTCTTAGACAGTTTTTGACTGCTTTTATAGAGCTCAGCTTGAATAAAGTCCGTTTCCTTTGTAATAACTTCAAGTGCCCTATAAATGTGCTGAATATCAAAATCAGGCTTTTCTAGGAACCTAGAAGACAGGTTATAGGTGGAAAGTTTAGAACTTGGAAAAATAACTCTACCGTATAAAAGTCTTGAAAGGATTGAATCAAGATTAAAGCTATATCTATGGCGATTAGAAATCTCCTTGCAAATTTTATGTAACCCTAGCTCATGATAAATTTTTTGAAGAAATAGATAGCCCCCATTAAAAGAACGTTGCTTTTCTTTTTCAATAAGTTTTGTAGGCGAGTATTGAACCATAATTTTACTATTTTCTTCTTTTTCCTTTTCATTAAGTTCTGAAATATATTTTTTAGCCCACTCCATAGGATCTTCTCCATTTAAATTTTCTAAGAGTTCATCGTATGTACCAAGTTTTTCAACAATTTTAGATGTGCGTTTGCCATTAACAAAAATAGATTTGATGACATACAGAGATCGAGCATTTTTGGATTTAGAAACCATAAGCCTCAAATAAAACACCTCCCAATACTTATATTATAACACAATACCATAAAATACTCACTATAAAAATATAAAATTTCACAAAAAAATAAGCCCCATCATGGCTTTCAGAGATTTTTTCTTTATGAAACTGTCAAAGACCCGTAAAGTATAGTAACCTACAAGAAATTAGGGATTTAATAGAAGACATCCAAAGAATAAGAAAATATATGAATAAAGATAAAGGGTAGAACTCTTAGCTAAAGATATATCCTTTATTTTTTTGATCTTGCTTTCAATTCTTATCAATTAATAAGTCCTTATAGTTGTGTGCACTTGTAAAATGTATTATAATTAAAAATTGCAAACAAACCTAAATTTTATTATATATAGTAATTCTATTATAAAATTATGTAATTCTTGAACATTTGTTCGTACAATGTTATAATTTTAATATATTAATATATTATAGTGATTAAAAAGTCTTTTAAATGCAATACTTTTGAAATGATAATTTATCTATTATCCTTTTATTATTAATAAAAGGTAATGTAAGGAGAATACTTATGATTTTTAGAAAAGGTGAACTTTTTAATGGTCCTGGAGGTTTTGCACTAGGCGCACAGTGGGCAAAAGTATTAGATAGTAAGGATCTATCTTATGGTGTTTCTCATACTTGGTCAAACGATATTTGTCCTGATGCTAGTAAAACTTATATTCAAAACATATGCCCTCACCAACCAGATTCTGTTATAACTGGAGACGTTAGAACTATTGATACCTCTAAACTAGATGCTATTGATGCTTTTATCTTTGGATTTCCTT
The nucleotide sequence above comes from Natronincola ferrireducens. Encoded proteins:
- a CDS encoding IS1634 family transposase, which produces MRLMVSKSKNARSLYVIKSIFVNGKRTSKIVEKLGTYDELLENLNGEDPMEWAKKYISELNEKEKEENSKIMVQYSPTKLIEKEKQRSFNGGYLFLQKIYHELGLHKICKEISNRHRYSFNLDSILSRLLYGRVIFPSSKLSTYNLSSRFLEKPDFDIQHIYRALEVITKETDFIQAELYKSSQKLSKRNSGILYYDCTNYFFEIEEEQGLKQYGYSKEHKPNPIVQMGLFMDGDGIPLAFS